CACACACACCCCACGTTGCCGCTGTAAGTCGGAGGGAGAGGGGTCGACGGTTCTAGAATCGGCAGTTCTGTCTCTGAGGAATTCGACCGAAGGAACGAGGAGAGAGGGCGAGAGCGGCGATGAGGACGTCGCCGTTCGGATCGGACGGTGAAAGTGGGGCCGCACGCCATCGTGACGACGGGCACGCCAAAACGCTCATACGAACTCATACGACTAGAACGGAGAAACGTACACAAGCAAATCTATAAATAGTAATAGTGCTAATAGTCCACTAAGTAAGTTACAGTAACTTACGTAGTAACGGTAGTTACGAAGTGTCCAGTCGAAGTAGCGGTTCGTCCTCTCTCGCCGAATCACGTCATCTGCGGTGGTTCTCGCGCTCGTTCACCGAATCCTACACCACCGGCAGCGCTTCTCTTCCACCCCTCCTTCGCAGACTTACAGCGGCAACGTGGGGTGTGTGTCTCAGTGCTATTCGTTAACACGACGAGCTCCGGATATCATGTCGGTGCGACATCAGCTCATCGCGTCGCGTCCGAGGTCGGTCCGACGCTCTGTTCGTCTCGATTCACTCGGTGTACTCGACGTCTCTCGTCCGTTCGAGTCGTGACGGTTGCACGCGTCCCCGGCGCGGCCCCCAAGTCGTCGAGAATGCCGTGAAGGTCGTGAGAGTCGTGAGAGTCATGAGATCGTGAGTGTCGTGAGTGTGAGACCGGAACGGCGTCGACGGCACTGTCCGGACATCGTCGCCACACCGGTCGATTGCCTCTCTCGGACCACACACCGTCTCTAACCTGGTCTTACAGCGGCAATGCGGGGTGTCTGACCTCCGTCTGACACCGTCACTCTCGTGGCCGTCGTCTCGCTCCTCCTCCAATGGTTTCCTCGTCTCGCTCCTGACGGTCCTTCACCGATTTTTCCGTTCCCGTGTGATATCCCCGTCTCGTTGTCGACGTCTCGGGGGTCCGGACACCGAGGGCTCGACCCACTTACAGCGGCAGCGTAGTGACGATTACAGCGGTACCGTGGTGACCGTTACAGCGGCACCACGGTGAGTGTACTCCGGAAACGCGGTCGGCAATACTTTCCAGGCCTCCGACGAGCGTTCGGGATGTCACCGGCAAACGTTCCTACGCTGGCTTCAACAGGGTATTCAACGAATCGGGAACCGAATACAGCGGCAACGTGGTGCCCCTTACAGCGGCAACGCGGTGTGGATACAGCGGTACCGGGGTCCCCGTTACAGCGGCAACGTGGGGTGTCGCGATAGGAAGGTTGATACCCTTTCACAGAGAGGCGACGTACAACGGCAATGTCGGGTTCGAAAAACTACTTCGATGGCTTCGACCCCATCTTCCGGAACAAGGAACTCCTCCAGGTCACGCACCTGCCGGACGGCGACCGGATCATCGGTCGCAGCGAGGAACTCGACAACCTCGCGAACGCGCTGAAGCAGGCGACGAAGGGGTACACCCCGAACAACGTCTTCGTCTACGGGAAGACGGGGACGGGAAAGTCGCTCTGCTCGAAGTTCATCACCCGACAGCTCGTCGAGACGGCCGACCAGAACGACGTGAGCGTCGGGACCGCCTACGTCGACTGTCTGCAGGACACCACCGAGACGCAGGCCGTCCAGTCCATCGCGGACCAGTTGAACCGGCCCGCCGAGACCGACGTCTCGATTCCCGCCTCCGGGCTCAGCACCTCCGAGTACTACAAGCGCCTCTGGACCATCCTCGACGCCCGGCACGACGTGGCCGTCGTCATTCTCGACGAGATCGACAAACTCGACAGCGACGACATCCTCATGCAACTCTCGCGCGCCGTCGAATCCGGCAAACTCGACGACAGCACGCTCGGCATCATCGGCATCAGCAACAAGGTCCGGTACAAGGACAGCCTCAACGAGCGGGTGAAGTCGAGCCTCTGCGAGCGCGAGTTCGTCTTCCCGCCCTACGACGCCCAGCAACTCCAGGACATCCTCGCGTCGCGTCGCGACGCGTTCAAGCGCGGCGTGCTCGACGATTCGGTCGTCCCCCGTGTCGCGGCGCTCGCGGCGCGGGAACACGGCGACGCGCGCAAGGCCATCGACATCCTGCGCTACGCCGGCGAGATCGCCGAGGACGAGGGCGCAGACCGGGTGATGGAGGACCACGTCCGGCACGCCCAGGAGCGCGAGGAGCAGAACCGCCTCTCGGAACTCATCTCGAAGGCGACCCCCCACTCGAAGTACGTCCTCCTCGCGCTCGCGTACCTCACCGTGCAGACGGCGGGCGAGGACACCGACGCCACCGAGGTCGACGTCGCCTCGAACGACGTCTACGAGATGTACAAGCAGGTCTGCAAGCGCGAGCAGTCCGAACCGCTGAAACGTCGGCGCGTCCGCGACCTGCTCTCGGAACTCGAGTTCCTCTCGGTCATCGAACAGCAACGCCAGTGGGAGGGCCGCGGGAAGGGCAACCGGATGGTCAACCGCCTCGTCGACGACCCCGACCTCGTCATCTCGGCGTGCCGGAACACGACCGTCTGAGTCGCCCGCTACCCACTTCTCACGTCTCTTCTCCTACTTTCCGTCTCTTCTCCTACTTTCCGTCTCTCCCCACTCCCCTATTTCTCTCCCTACTTTCCGTCTTCCCTCACTCCCCCCATTTCTCTCCCTACTTCCCGTCTCTCCTCATTATCCACGCCCCTCCTCTTTCGCTACGTCGTTCTCCCCTCCTCGTCCTCGACGCTCTCGTGTCCGCCGCTCGCTTCGACTCGCCACCGACCCGTCACGTGCTTGCCGAACGTCCATCCCAACACTCCCCGAACGGTCGGGAGATGGACGAACTCTCAGAGGCCGACGTGTTCGACCTGCTCCGTCGTCACTGCAACCCCGCAGGGTGCGAGCAGCGAATCGTCCGGGTCGCCCGTCCCGACGCCCACGGCGGAGTCGGGAGCGTCCTCTACTCCATCGAGGGCGGCCCGCCGCGGGGATACGCCCTCTACATCCCCGACCGCCGAAGTCTCAACGTCTACAACAGCTACGGTCGGCGGGTCCACGTCCTGACCGACACGCTCGTCTACGACGCCCCGAAGCGACCGACCCCGATGGACTGAGCGCGACCGCTCTACGTTTATCAGCACGGTCGCACTACTCCGGGGTATGACCGACACCCCATCCGACCTGCCCCCGGAGACGCGCGTCGGCCGCGTCGCGCTCCGGGTCGCCGACCTCGACCGCCTGACCGCGTTCTACCGGACCGTCGTCGGCCTCGACGTCCTGACCCGCCACGACGACCGGGCCACGCTCGGCGCCGGCGACGCGCCACTGCTGGAACTGGTCGCCGCCCCCGACGACTCGCCACGGGGGGACGACGAGGCGGGCCTCTTCCACACGGCGTTTCGCGTCCCCTCGCGCGCCGCGCTCGCCGCCGCGCTCGCACGCGTCCGTGACGAGTGGCGCCTCGACGGTGCCTCGGACCACGAGGTGAGCGAGGCGCTCTACCTCACCGACCCGGAGGGAAACGGCATCGAGGTGTACCGCGACCGGCCCCGGACGGAGTGGCCCCACGCGCCCGACGGCTCCGTCCGGATGTCGACGCTCCCGCTGGACCTCGAGGCGCTCTCGGCCGCCGCCGACACGCCCGCGGCCGTCGTACCGGCGGGGACGGACGTAGGGCACGTCCACCTCGAGGTCACGTCGCTCGCGTCGGCCCGCGCGTTCTACGTCGACGCGCTCGGTCTGCGGGTCCGCCAGCGCTACGGCGACGAGGCGCTGTTCGTCGCCGCCGGCGACTACCACCACCATATCGGACTCAACACGTGGAACGGCCGGTCGGTCCCACGCACGGGTCGCGGACTCGACTGGTTCGAACTGCTCGTCCCGCCGGCGACGCTCGACGCGGTCGAACGCCGACTCGCGGCCGACGACGTCGCCGTGGACCCCGTCGACGGCGGCCTCGACGTACGAGCCCCCGACGGGGTGGGCCTCAAACTCCGGACCCCGTAGGCCCTCTCCGGCCTGTCCCGGCAGCCTGTATCGCCTCACCTCGTCCGCGCCTCACTCACCGGTACATGACGCCGACGCTCGCGGTTCGGTGGTGACTGTCCTCGAAAAGGAATGCAGGTGGGGATGCATCCACGGTGGTTGCCGGTGTGCGTCGGGGAACGCCGTTTCACCGGTATCCCAGCTATGACCCGCTGTGGTTTGGTTAGCCGGTGGTTTCAGGTCGGAAACGGTGTGAGTCAGCGTGCCCGACGGGTCCGTCGCGAGGTCGCGGGGTCGCGTGTGTCGCGGCGGTCGTGCACCCCGGGGCGGCGAGCGGCCGCCCCGTACCGAGTCTGAGTGCGTGCCAGTTCGTCGGGAGTCGACCGCTCGCCTCGAGCGGCCGGTCGTCGGCCGTACCTCGTCCCCGTGGCCGACGTGCCGGGGTCGCCCCGAGTTCGCAATGGGTCTTCTGGTTCGACGCCCGACCTCAGTCGAGCGACTCGGCCGCCCCGGTCGACGAGAGGCCGTTCTCGTCGAGGACCTCGCGCACGACTGGCGGGAGGAGGTCGGTCGACCAGCCCTGAGGCGGCCGTCGGACCGGTCGTCCGGCGACGCGAACCGAGACGAGTGTGGCGTGGTGTCGGTCCAGCAGGCGGAACCCGTAGCGGAAGTCGCGACCGCTCTCGTCGGTGGCGGTGACGTGGACTTCGCCGCCGGGTGGCGCGGCGGCCTCCAGGTCGTGTCGGTGCAGTCGGACCGCGCCGGCGGGCGAGACGGCGCGCGACCCGCAGGCCGGACAGTACCCGGGGTGGGGGTCGACCCCGATGTAGGCGTAGTCGTGGCCGCAGTCGTGACACCCGAGGGGGCCGCCGTCGCCGTTCGACCGCACCGTCACGCCACCCCGTGCTCGTGGGCGGCTTCCAGCAGTTCGCGGTAGCGGTTGCGGATGGTCACCGCGCTCACGTCGACGACGTCGGTGATGTCCGCCTGTGTGAGCTCCGCGCCGGTGAGCAGGCCGGCGGCGTAGACGGCGGCGGCCGCGAGGCCGACGGGGGTCTTCCCGACGTGGACGCCCTCGTCGATGCCCGCCGCCAGCACTCGCCGGGCGGTCTGTTCGGTCTCGTTCGAGACGCCGACGTCGCTCGCCACCCGCGGGAGGTAGTCGCTCGGGTCGGCCGGCGGCACGCCGAGTTCGAGTTCGCGCAGGAGGTAGCGGTAGGTCCGCTCGAACTCCAGTCGTTCGACGCGGCTGACCGCCGCGAGGTCACCCGTCGAACGCGGGACGCCGGCGAGGCGACTGGCGGCGTAGAGCGCGCCGGTCGCGACGCCCTCGATGGACCGGCCGGGCAGGAGGCCCGCGTCGAGCGCGCGGCGGTAGATGACGCTGGCGGTCTCCCTGACGTTCTCGGGGAGGCCGAGGGCGCTGGCCATGCGGTCGATTTCCCCGAGCGCCTGCTTGAGGTTGCGCTCCTTGGAGTCGCGGGTGCGGAAGCGCTCGTTCCACGTGCGCAGCCGCTGCATCTTCTGGCGCTGGCGCGAGGAAAGGGCGTTCCCGTTGGCGTCGCGGTTCTGCCAGTCGATGTTCGTCGAGAGCCCCTTGTCGTGCATCATCTCCGAAGTGGGGGCGCCGACGCGCGACTTCTGGTCCCGTTCGGCCGAGTCGAACGCGCGCCACTCCGGGCCGCGGTCGATGCTCCCTTCCTCGACCACGAGGCCGCACTCGGTGCAGGCGCGTTCGCCCCGCTCCGCGTCGGCGACCAGTCGTCCGCCGCACTCCGGACACGCCTCCGCCTCGTGTTCACCCGCTCGGTGTCGCTCCGTCCCGTCGTCCCGATTGATTCGGTGTACTGTTTGCACGTAGACCACCGCCGGGAGCCGTCCCGACGCCTCGCTTTCCTCACTGTGGAGGACACAGCCAGCCTCCGTATAGTTTGAGTTGGTCAATACCAATGTTCACGAACGATGCACGGTGTCGTGCCACCGATTGCCGTATCTCGACCCGTCGTTCGTGGACGAGACGTCGACTGATTCGGAACCGAACGAGCACGTCAGGTACGCGCCCGACGAAACAGTTACTTGGTATGAGCCGAATTGAGGCTCGTGAAGGAGTACGTGTTCACCGTCGAGTACCCCACGGGTGCGGGGGCGCTCTCGGACGTCTTCATCGAGCACCCGGACGCGATGTCGAAGACCATCGCGTGCGTGGTCAGCGACGACTCGATGTGGCGCGTCGACCGGATGACCGGGCCGGAACCGGCCGTCGACGCCATCGAGGCGTGCGCGCTCGACCCCGAACAGTGCAACGAGTGCCCCGGGGCGGGCTGTCCCTCCCACCGCGAGCACGAGGTGCTCTCGCGCGACGCCACGAGCTGTACCTACTACACCTACCGGACCGACATCGACCGCTGTCCCTCCCTGCCGTCGCTCGCCGCCGAGCACCTCGGCGACGGCGTCCTCTACGAGGCGCTGCGCCGCGGCGACGGCTACACCTGGCGCGTCCTCGTCCGAAAGGACGCGAACGTGGGGCGGCTCTTCGACGCGCTGCAGGGGGCGTACCCGGAGGGGGTGACGGTGTCGCTCTCGCACCTCCGTTCGCCCACCCACTGGGGCGACGAAGCCATCTCCATCGCCGACCTCCCCTACGAACAGCGCGAGGCGCTCGAGGTCGCCGTCGCCCACGGCTACTACGCCACCCCGCGGGAGGCGAACCTCAACGAGATCGCCGAGCGCATCGACGTCCCCCAGTCGACGCTACAGTACCGCCTCCAGCGCGCGGAGTCCTGGCTCGCCAACAACTTCGTCGCCGAGTGCCTCGAACCCTGAGCCCGAGCGGTACGCTCTTGGGGCGTGCGCTCCTCCCCGAAAGTATGAACCCGAAACGGCTCCTCGCCGCGCTGTTCCTGACCGTCGCCGTCCTCTTCGGCGTCCACTACGCGCTGTTCGGCGCGCTCCCGCTCGGCAAGCCCCAGGTGCTCGACGAGGAGGGGGTCGACACCGACACCGTCGACGCCGACGCGTCGGCCTGAGCGCTCACTCGGTCTCGTCTCCCTCCTCGGTCCCGAACTGGTCGACCGCCGAGTCGGCCGTCTCGACCTCCGTCACGTCGCCCGCGTCGGTCCCGACGGCGCGCGCCAGTCCGGCGACGAGGTAGGCGGCGCTCGCGAGGTTCGTCGCGAGCGGCGTGTCGTGGACGTCACAGATGCGCAACAGGGCCGTGATGTCCGGTTCGTGGGGCTGGGCGCGCAGCGGGTCGCGCAGGAAGACGATGCCGTCGAGGGCGTCCCGCGCCACCTCCCCGCCGATCATCATGTCGCCGCCGAGCGGCCCGGAGGCCATCGGCTCGACGGTCAACTCGGTCTCCTCGTCGAGACGCTTGCCGGTGGTCCCGGTGGCGATGAGGTCGCACTGGGCGAACGTCTCCGCGTGTTCGTTCGCGAACGCGACGAGGTCCGGTTTCTTCTCGTCGTGGGCGATGAGCGCGATGCGTGGCATACCCTGGCTACCGCCCGGTGTGACAAGAGTGTGCGTGTCGCGAGCGACGCGTCCGTCGGCGAGCGAGGGGGGTCACTCCTCGCGGGGCGGTTCGGGGGGGTACGTCGCGCGCGTGAAGGTGATGCCGTGGCCGGTGCCGACGATGCGTCGGGAGCCGAAGACGCCGCGGACGGTCCGTCGGAGGTGCGCGCCCACGCCCACGTCGACGACGTCCTCCGAGGGGACCTCGGGTTCGTCGCGGTTGGTCACGACCAGTCGTGGTCGGTCGCGGGAGGTGGCACCGGGGTCGAAGTCGAGGGACATACTGTTCACGTAGACAGAAGGTGGCTTAATTCGAGGAGATA
The nucleotide sequence above comes from Halomarina ordinaria. Encoded proteins:
- a CDS encoding Cdc6/Cdc18 family protein, with the translated sequence MSGSKNYFDGFDPIFRNKELLQVTHLPDGDRIIGRSEELDNLANALKQATKGYTPNNVFVYGKTGTGKSLCSKFITRQLVETADQNDVSVGTAYVDCLQDTTETQAVQSIADQLNRPAETDVSIPASGLSTSEYYKRLWTILDARHDVAVVILDEIDKLDSDDILMQLSRAVESGKLDDSTLGIIGISNKVRYKDSLNERVKSSLCEREFVFPPYDAQQLQDILASRRDAFKRGVLDDSVVPRVAALAAREHGDARKAIDILRYAGEIAEDEGADRVMEDHVRHAQEREEQNRLSELISKATPHSKYVLLALAYLTVQTAGEDTDATEVDVASNDVYEMYKQVCKREQSEPLKRRRVRDLLSELEFLSVIEQQRQWEGRGKGNRMVNRLVDDPDLVISACRNTTV
- a CDS encoding VOC family protein yields the protein MTDTPSDLPPETRVGRVALRVADLDRLTAFYRTVVGLDVLTRHDDRATLGAGDAPLLELVAAPDDSPRGDDEAGLFHTAFRVPSRAALAAALARVRDEWRLDGASDHEVSEALYLTDPEGNGIEVYRDRPRTEWPHAPDGSVRMSTLPLDLEALSAAADTPAAVVPAGTDVGHVHLEVTSLASARAFYVDALGLRVRQRYGDEALFVAAGDYHHHIGLNTWNGRSVPRTGRGLDWFELLVPPATLDAVERRLAADDVAVDPVDGGLDVRAPDGVGLKLRTP
- a CDS encoding transcription initiation factor IIB, whose translation is MNRDDGTERHRAGEHEAEACPECGGRLVADAERGERACTECGLVVEEGSIDRGPEWRAFDSAERDQKSRVGAPTSEMMHDKGLSTNIDWQNRDANGNALSSRQRQKMQRLRTWNERFRTRDSKERNLKQALGEIDRMASALGLPENVRETASVIYRRALDAGLLPGRSIEGVATGALYAASRLAGVPRSTGDLAAVSRVERLEFERTYRYLLRELELGVPPADPSDYLPRVASDVGVSNETEQTARRVLAAGIDEGVHVGKTPVGLAAAAVYAAGLLTGAELTQADITDVVDVSAVTIRNRYRELLEAAHEHGVA
- a CDS encoding helix-turn-helix domain-containing protein translates to MKEYVFTVEYPTGAGALSDVFIEHPDAMSKTIACVVSDDSMWRVDRMTGPEPAVDAIEACALDPEQCNECPGAGCPSHREHEVLSRDATSCTYYTYRTDIDRCPSLPSLAAEHLGDGVLYEALRRGDGYTWRVLVRKDANVGRLFDALQGAYPEGVTVSLSHLRSPTHWGDEAISIADLPYEQREALEVAVAHGYYATPREANLNEIAERIDVPQSTLQYRLQRAESWLANNFVAECLEP